From the genome of Virgibacillus proomii, one region includes:
- a CDS encoding YceD family protein has product MKFVLAQLKKSAYKEPFVFENTVNVQELKTMNNDIRHIDEVIVQGTCFFQGDNIIFSLHIKGEMILPCARTLADVSYPFDIQADEVFTTATYLTEDEVEDEVHPIEGEVLDLTPLIKENILLEVPYRVFSDEKTSRENNPTAGKGWKIISEEKNEHTIDKRFKKLESLFNDDEKHN; this is encoded by the coding sequence ATGAAATTTGTATTAGCTCAGCTGAAAAAAAGTGCTTATAAGGAACCTTTTGTGTTTGAAAACACTGTAAATGTTCAGGAACTAAAAACAATGAATAACGATATTCGACATATTGATGAAGTTATAGTTCAGGGAACGTGTTTTTTTCAAGGAGATAACATTATTTTTTCCTTGCATATTAAAGGTGAGATGATACTTCCATGCGCTCGAACATTAGCGGATGTTTCATATCCTTTCGATATTCAAGCTGATGAGGTCTTTACAACCGCAACTTATTTAACGGAAGACGAAGTAGAGGATGAAGTCCATCCAATTGAGGGAGAAGTCCTTGACTTAACACCGTTAATCAAGGAAAATATTTTATTAGAGGTTCCATATCGCGTATTTTCAGATGAAAAAACAAGCCGAGAAAATAACCCTACAGCAGGGAAAGGCTGGAAAATTATTTCAGAAGAAAAGAACGAGCACACGATAGATAAGCGTTTTAAAAAACTGGAATCATTATTTAACGATGATGAGAAGCACAATTAA
- the rpmF gene encoding 50S ribosomal protein L32 encodes MAVPKRRTSKKVKNQRRTHKKLHVPGMVECSNCGELTKPHYVCKSCGHYDGKEVVSQ; translated from the coding sequence ATGGCAGTACCTAAAAGAAGAACTTCAAAAAAAGTAAAAAATCAACGTCGTACGCATAAAAAATTACACGTACCTGGCATGGTAGAATGTTCAAATTGCGGAGAATTAACAAAGCCTCATTATGTTTGTAAATCATGCGGACATTATGACGGTAAAGAGGTAGTAAGTCAGTAA
- a CDS encoding RsfA family transcriptional regulator, giving the protein MNATRQDAWTKDEDILLADTVLRYIREGKTQLEAFKEVAQKLSRTPAACGFRWNATIRKQYEQEVQSAKEERKKGNRNNFWSTAKSHDQDTIETAILLLEKMKSNIGQEDASQYRVQEQTKQLERENLHLKEKLARYERAWDEIGKLLNLVKPD; this is encoded by the coding sequence ATGAACGCAACAAGACAAGATGCGTGGACAAAGGATGAAGATATCCTATTAGCAGATACGGTCCTGCGTTATATAAGAGAAGGAAAAACACAATTAGAAGCTTTTAAAGAGGTGGCACAAAAGCTATCCAGAACACCAGCTGCATGTGGATTTAGATGGAACGCTACCATCCGTAAACAATATGAACAAGAGGTACAAAGCGCAAAAGAAGAACGGAAAAAAGGAAATAGAAACAATTTCTGGAGTACTGCAAAGTCCCACGATCAAGATACGATAGAGACTGCTATTTTGTTATTAGAAAAAATGAAGTCTAATATTGGTCAGGAGGATGCTAGTCAATACCGTGTTCAAGAACAAACGAAACAATTAGAACGAGAAAATTTGCATTTAAAGGAAAAGCTAGCCCGTTATGAAAGAGCTTGGGATGAAATAGGGAAGTTGTTAAATTTAGTTAAACCAGATTAA
- a CDS encoding N-acetyltransferase, with amino-acid sequence MKPVKVEKLMINYKTLEKFKHFKEYGNQELSMLEDLENNLVENQSDSPFYGIYIGDSLIARMSLYKVNKKYDYYFEPRQDYLTLWKLEVLPEYQGQGYGKTLVDFAKSYNLPIKTNPRINSHGFWEKMGFKKAQYEMERDLGENPLIWMPEGVKEKPVVK; translated from the coding sequence GTGAAACCGGTCAAAGTGGAGAAACTCATGATCAATTATAAAACATTGGAAAAGTTTAAGCATTTTAAGGAATATGGTAACCAAGAATTATCAATGCTAGAAGATTTAGAAAATAACCTAGTAGAAAATCAGAGCGATTCCCCATTTTATGGTATTTATATCGGGGATAGTTTAATTGCAAGAATGAGCCTTTATAAAGTAAATAAGAAATATGATTACTATTTTGAGCCACGACAAGATTATTTAACATTATGGAAATTGGAAGTGCTTCCGGAGTATCAAGGACAAGGCTATGGAAAAACATTAGTAGACTTTGCTAAAAGCTATAATTTACCAATCAAAACGAATCCTCGCATCAATTCTCATGGGTTTTGGGAAAAAATGGGGTTCAAAAAGGCTCAATATGAAATGGAACGTGACCTGGGTGAAAACCCACTCATATGGATGCCAGAAGGAGTTAAAGAGAAACCTGTAGTTAAATAG
- a CDS encoding DUF3397 family protein produces the protein MLNGFIYLLAFFITIPIFATWLTYIIISKWTRHPLRAVHFAVTWTTPLYVIAVIFIIAIIFDVNVVGIILALLLISLAIIIMFQWKRNTEVLLIKAVKLMWRFTFLLFFLLYCLFLIIGIVQRIFF, from the coding sequence ATGTTAAACGGATTTATATACCTACTTGCATTTTTCATAACAATACCGATATTTGCGACATGGCTCACCTATATAATTATTTCTAAATGGACAAGACACCCTTTGAGAGCAGTTCATTTTGCTGTAACTTGGACAACTCCTTTATATGTAATTGCTGTGATTTTTATAATCGCTATCATTTTCGATGTAAATGTCGTTGGTATTATTTTGGCTTTACTTCTTATTTCTCTTGCAATTATTATTATGTTCCAATGGAAGAGAAACACGGAAGTATTGCTTATAAAAGCAGTAAAATTAATGTGGCGGTTTACCTTTTTATTATTTTTTTTGTTATACTGCTTATTTTTAATTATAGGAATTGTACAGCGGATATTCTTTTAA
- the bshC gene encoding bacillithiol biosynthesis cysteine-adding enzyme BshC gives MRIKPIDLYQQTKLLRDYRDYKQKIHTFFDYKPLDDFDHRYHDLQQRNFKREELSNALFTMNRQWDAPESTYRNIQRLRTPEAVTVIGGQQAGVLTGPMYTVNKIISIIKLAKEQEEKLNVPVIPVFWIAGEDHDFAEINHIYIEKEQQMYKYQVHQQVNNKTAISDIQIDKQIMNPWLDDLFKQLTETNYTKQLYDEIRICLETSKTYVDFFAKLIFRLFPRSGLVLIDSGNKHTRELESDYFVQLIKHQPQISKGVSDSITKLQNLGYSPLLTGELTDAHLFYYQEGERILLNRMENGDWEGKQHEIRLTTAEMIQIAETNPFCLSNNVVTRPIMQELLFPNLAFIAGPGELSYWSALKPAFHALRIKMPPILPRYSITIVERAVEKLLKHYQLDTERVINNGVLQDKAAWLERKNTPSIQQTADEVRKKIARAQLPLREVAMAMRSDLGALAEKNLFYLQKHISYLESRLMQALEEKHKIELAAFDLLHCTLHPADGLQERIWNPLPWLNAYGFNFVENLINQDYSFEQEHYAVYV, from the coding sequence ATGCGGATCAAACCTATCGATCTATATCAGCAAACAAAATTACTAAGGGATTATCGGGACTATAAACAGAAGATTCACACTTTTTTTGATTACAAACCATTGGATGATTTTGACCATAGGTATCATGATCTGCAACAAAGAAACTTTAAGCGTGAGGAGCTAAGCAACGCTTTATTTACCATGAATAGACAGTGGGATGCTCCTGAATCTACATATCGAAATATACAACGACTTAGAACACCTGAAGCAGTAACAGTTATCGGCGGTCAACAAGCAGGTGTATTAACAGGACCTATGTACACGGTAAATAAAATCATCTCCATTATAAAATTAGCAAAAGAGCAGGAAGAAAAGCTGAATGTTCCTGTTATTCCTGTATTTTGGATCGCTGGTGAAGATCACGATTTTGCTGAAATAAATCATATTTATATAGAAAAAGAACAACAAATGTATAAATATCAAGTACATCAGCAAGTGAATAATAAGACAGCTATATCTGATATACAAATAGATAAGCAAATAATGAACCCTTGGCTTGACGATCTATTTAAACAGTTGACGGAAACAAACTATACGAAACAACTATATGATGAAATAAGAATATGTCTCGAAACATCTAAGACATATGTTGATTTTTTTGCAAAGCTTATTTTTCGGCTGTTTCCTCGATCGGGGCTCGTGTTAATTGATTCTGGAAATAAACATACACGTGAACTAGAAAGCGACTATTTCGTTCAATTAATTAAACATCAACCGCAAATAAGTAAAGGGGTTAGTGATTCAATAACCAAACTGCAGAATCTGGGATACTCTCCATTATTAACAGGAGAACTGACTGATGCTCATTTGTTTTATTATCAAGAGGGTGAGCGAATATTATTGAATCGAATGGAGAATGGGGATTGGGAAGGAAAGCAACATGAGATACGTTTAACTACAGCGGAAATGATTCAAATCGCAGAAACTAATCCTTTTTGTTTAAGCAATAATGTTGTTACTCGACCAATTATGCAGGAACTACTTTTTCCTAATTTAGCATTTATTGCCGGTCCCGGGGAACTTAGTTATTGGTCAGCACTAAAGCCAGCCTTTCATGCGTTGCGAATAAAGATGCCTCCTATACTACCTAGGTATTCCATAACTATCGTAGAACGTGCTGTTGAAAAGCTGCTTAAGCATTACCAACTGGACACAGAACGAGTAATTAATAATGGGGTACTTCAAGATAAAGCTGCATGGCTGGAAAGGAAAAACACCCCTTCTATTCAACAAACTGCAGATGAAGTGCGGAAAAAGATTGCTCGGGCACAGTTGCCTTTGCGAGAAGTAGCGATGGCAATGCGAAGTGATTTAGGAGCATTAGCGGAAAAAAATTTATTTTACTTGCAGAAGCATATTTCGTATTTAGAATCCAGATTAATGCAGGCACTTGAAGAGAAGCATAAGATTGAGCTAGCTGCTTTTGATTTACTTCATTGTACGCTACATCCAGCAGATGGGCTGCAAGAACGGATATGGAATCCTCTTCCTTGGCTAAATGCTTATGGCTTTAATTTCGTTGAAAACCTGATAAATCAAGACTATTCGTTTGAACAAGAACATTATGCGGTTTATGTGTAA
- the mraZ gene encoding division/cell wall cluster transcriptional repressor MraZ produces the protein MFMGEFQHNIDTKGRIIVPSKFREELGTTFVVTRGLDQCLFAYPMTEWKILEEKLKKLPLTKRDARAFTRFFFSGAIECEIDKQGRINIPQTLRTYASLEKECVIIGVSNRIEIWSHSTWETYVTESEESFAEIAENLMDFDI, from the coding sequence ATGTTCATGGGTGAATTCCAGCACAACATTGATACAAAAGGAAGAATCATTGTCCCTTCTAAGTTTCGCGAAGAACTGGGAACTACTTTTGTGGTGACTCGCGGGCTTGATCAATGTTTATTTGCTTATCCCATGACAGAGTGGAAAATTTTAGAAGAAAAGTTAAAAAAACTCCCCCTTACAAAAAGGGATGCTAGAGCTTTTACGCGTTTTTTCTTTTCTGGCGCAATTGAATGTGAAATTGATAAACAGGGAAGAATAAACATCCCACAAACATTAAGAACGTATGCAAGTTTAGAAAAAGAATGTGTAATTATAGGTGTCTCCAACCGAATTGAGATTTGGTCTCATTCCACTTGGGAAACGTATGTTACTGAATCAGAAGAATCTTTTGCAGAAATTGCTGAGAATCTAATGGACTTTGATATTTAG
- the rsmH gene encoding 16S rRNA (cytosine(1402)-N(4))-methyltransferase RsmH: MFKHISVLRDEAIKGLNVKSDGVYVDCTLGGGGHAEAIAAKLNDNGLLIAFDQDLEALQAAQKRLVAYAKQIRFVHANFNQLEVVLAEHQITHVDGVLFDLGVSSPQLDRGERGFSYQHNAKLDMRMNQEQTLDAYEIVNNWSYQDLVKIFFQYGEEKFSKQVARKLEEQRKKAPITTTYELVDIIKSAIPAPARRKGGHPAKRIFQALRIAVNDELGVFNDALHQAARVLGINGRLAVITFHSLEDRLCKQAFKKWSSNKETPRNLPIIPEQDKAPFRLITRKPIIATAEELAQNRRSRSAKLRIVEKQAKWQQQFTYEEGWRK, translated from the coding sequence ATGTTTAAACATATAAGTGTTTTAAGAGATGAAGCAATTAAAGGTCTTAACGTTAAATCAGATGGTGTTTACGTAGATTGTACCCTTGGTGGTGGCGGTCATGCAGAAGCAATTGCAGCTAAACTAAATGATAATGGTTTACTCATTGCTTTTGATCAAGATTTAGAGGCTTTACAAGCTGCTCAAAAAAGATTAGTCGCTTATGCAAAACAGATACGATTTGTTCATGCCAATTTTAATCAGCTTGAAGTGGTTTTAGCAGAACACCAAATTACTCATGTAGATGGAGTTTTATTTGATTTAGGTGTTTCCTCTCCTCAGTTAGATCGAGGAGAGAGGGGATTTAGCTATCAGCATAATGCAAAGCTTGACATGCGTATGAACCAGGAACAAACGTTAGATGCTTATGAAATTGTTAACAACTGGTCCTATCAAGATCTGGTTAAGATTTTTTTTCAATATGGCGAGGAAAAATTTTCAAAACAAGTTGCTAGAAAGTTGGAAGAACAGCGAAAAAAAGCACCTATAACGACCACATATGAATTAGTTGACATAATAAAATCAGCAATACCTGCACCTGCAAGACGGAAAGGGGGACATCCAGCAAAGCGGATTTTTCAAGCATTGAGAATTGCTGTAAATGATGAACTTGGGGTATTTAATGATGCACTTCATCAAGCAGCGAGGGTACTCGGGATAAACGGAAGACTTGCTGTGATCACCTTTCATTCTTTAGAGGATAGACTTTGTAAACAAGCATTCAAAAAATGGAGTTCAAACAAAGAAACGCCACGTAATCTACCTATTATCCCAGAGCAGGATAAAGCACCATTTCGATTAATAACTAGAAAACCGATTATTGCAACAGCTGAGGAATTAGCTCAAAATCGACGATCACGTTCAGCGAAACTACGAATCGTGGAAAAACAAGCAAAATGGCAACAACAATTTACCTATGAAGAAGGGTGGAGAAAATAA
- the ftsL gene encoding cell division protein FtsL, whose translation MSANHARTWQQTRPQHTPHRKQPVPVKSSKQGWITKGEKVIYSIIGFCIILAGIYMVSYSSSTDAINRNTQELESKVHVQQSKNEQLEDEIKELSDPDRIIRIAKKNGLKIQDTKVKQAQVIDN comes from the coding sequence ATGAGTGCGAATCATGCGAGAACTTGGCAACAAACAAGACCGCAACATACACCACATCGTAAACAACCTGTTCCTGTTAAAAGTTCAAAACAGGGATGGATTACGAAAGGTGAAAAAGTAATTTATTCCATCATTGGTTTCTGCATCATTTTAGCTGGTATCTATATGGTTTCTTATTCTTCCTCAACCGATGCGATTAATCGCAACACGCAGGAATTAGAAAGCAAAGTACATGTTCAACAATCGAAAAATGAACAATTAGAGGACGAAATTAAAGAATTAAGTGATCCAGATCGAATTATTAGGATTGCGAAGAAAAACGGCTTGAAAATACAAGATACGAAAGTAAAGCAGGCACAAGTCATCGATAATTAA
- a CDS encoding penicillin-binding protein, with product MRKNKTTHFMAGILIILFVGIFLVLSGRFLYIQATAEVDGVSLEAWADKQRTSAYPLPAERGKIYDSNKMLLAYDKPTYRLYAILREDYSEGAKKPRHVVDPEKTAMALAPLLDMKESDILDRLQKGVEKKSFQVEFGIKGRGLSLQKKDEIAALNLPGINFEKEAVRAYPNGTFASQIIGFAKKMETGKKKNPQTQTKGVTGIEKQMDKYLSGKDGYISFQRDKYNKKLLHPEEAVKKPENGKNIYLTIDQKIQTLLEDTLSQVEEKYEPERISAVVMDPKTGKIIAMGNRPSYDPNNPTNVENWYNDVISTPFEPGSTVKMFTWAAAIEEGVYNGNEAYKSGQYQPNEKIKPIRDHNGGNGWGAISYDEGFERSSNVAASKLVWEKIGSDKYLEYLKAFHFDQKTNIDLPNEVAGEILYNWPAEKLTTAFGQGTTMTPIQQMKAATALANGGKMMQPYIIEKIIDPNSKQVIEEKSPKVVGEPISKKTSQQMLKLLESVVNGKHGTGKNFKLDDYTVGGKTGTAQIPNPKGGYLIGHENYVFSFLGMAPIDNPQLMMYVSVKQPKLRPKQDGSIPNGAEPVSFIFNNVMENGLHYLNIDPDKQNKTKTKAIAIPSLIGKDVDQMKDVLTRRGLRVTTTGKGKIVKSNVAEGDKVLPNDHIFLVTEKPQMPNIIGWSFRDAMQFAQLLDLKTETFGNGYVATQNIKAGTKIKPGDYLGIELVPLEKQKNN from the coding sequence ATGAGAAAAAATAAAACAACTCACTTCATGGCAGGAATATTAATCATCTTATTTGTGGGTATTTTTCTCGTTTTATCGGGAAGGTTTTTATATATTCAAGCAACAGCAGAAGTGGACGGTGTTTCGTTGGAAGCTTGGGCGGACAAGCAACGTACCTCCGCTTATCCATTACCCGCTGAACGAGGTAAAATATATGACAGTAATAAAATGTTATTAGCATATGATAAGCCAACCTATCGCTTGTACGCCATTTTAAGAGAAGATTATTCGGAAGGTGCAAAGAAGCCTAGACATGTAGTGGATCCAGAAAAAACGGCTATGGCATTAGCACCTTTATTGGATATGAAGGAAAGTGACATATTAGATCGATTGCAGAAAGGGGTCGAAAAGAAGAGCTTCCAAGTTGAATTCGGTATAAAAGGAAGAGGACTGTCCTTACAAAAAAAGGATGAGATTGCTGCATTGAACCTACCGGGGATCAACTTTGAAAAAGAAGCTGTACGTGCATATCCTAATGGAACATTTGCTTCTCAAATTATTGGTTTTGCTAAAAAAATGGAAACTGGTAAAAAGAAAAATCCACAGACACAAACCAAAGGCGTAACAGGTATAGAGAAGCAAATGGATAAGTATTTAAGCGGAAAAGATGGTTATATTTCCTTCCAACGAGATAAATATAATAAAAAACTGCTTCATCCAGAAGAGGCTGTGAAGAAACCAGAGAACGGAAAAAATATTTACTTAACAATTGATCAAAAAATACAAACATTGCTTGAGGATACATTGTCTCAAGTAGAGGAAAAGTATGAGCCAGAGCGAATATCAGCTGTGGTCATGGATCCCAAAACAGGGAAGATTATTGCAATGGGTAATCGGCCAAGCTACGATCCTAACAACCCAACAAATGTTGAAAACTGGTACAATGATGTTATTTCAACTCCTTTTGAACCAGGTTCCACTGTAAAGATGTTTACGTGGGCAGCTGCGATTGAAGAAGGTGTTTATAATGGAAATGAAGCTTATAAGTCTGGACAATACCAGCCAAATGAAAAAATTAAGCCTATTCGTGACCATAATGGAGGAAATGGCTGGGGAGCAATCTCTTACGATGAAGGCTTTGAACGTTCCTCCAACGTTGCTGCTTCAAAGCTGGTCTGGGAAAAAATCGGTTCTGACAAGTATCTGGAATATTTAAAAGCTTTTCATTTTGATCAAAAAACGAATATTGATTTACCTAATGAAGTTGCAGGAGAGATTTTGTATAATTGGCCCGCAGAAAAGCTAACTACTGCATTTGGACAGGGAACGACGATGACTCCGATTCAACAAATGAAGGCTGCTACCGCTCTGGCAAATGGTGGAAAAATGATGCAGCCATATATTATTGAAAAAATAATCGATCCTAATTCAAAGCAGGTAATTGAAGAAAAATCTCCGAAAGTAGTTGGTGAGCCAATTTCAAAGAAAACATCGCAACAAATGCTGAAATTATTAGAATCCGTAGTAAATGGAAAACATGGAACGGGAAAAAATTTTAAATTAGACGATTATACGGTTGGAGGTAAGACCGGGACAGCTCAAATCCCTAATCCAAAGGGAGGTTATTTAATCGGTCATGAAAACTATGTGTTCTCCTTTTTAGGAATGGCCCCCATTGATAATCCTCAGTTAATGATGTATGTATCTGTAAAGCAGCCAAAACTTAGGCCGAAACAAGATGGCTCCATCCCGAATGGTGCCGAACCTGTTTCGTTCATATTTAATAATGTCATGGAAAATGGCTTGCATTATTTAAATATTGATCCAGATAAACAAAATAAGACAAAGACAAAAGCAATAGCCATACCTAGTTTAATTGGCAAAGATGTAGATCAAATGAAAGACGTATTAACGAGACGAGGTTTACGAGTTACAACAACTGGAAAAGGGAAAATAGTAAAAAGTAATGTAGCTGAGGGAGATAAAGTTCTACCAAATGACCATATCTTCTTAGTAACAGAAAAACCGCAAATGCCAAACATCATTGGCTGGTCATTTCGGGATGCTATGCAGTTTGCTCAACTGTTGGATTTAAAAACAGAAACATTTGGTAATGGCTATGTAGCGACACAGAATATTAAAGCCGGGACTAAAATTAAGCCAGGTGACTATTTAGGGATTGAACTTGTTCCACTTGAAAAACAAAAGAATAACTAA
- a CDS encoding stage V sporulation protein D, with the protein MKRVSAVTTKKRIVAVFLIGLVIFLIIDIRLGYVQFVLGDQLMGQATDSWTRNIEFEPERGRILDENGEVLAENVTAPSVVVVPRQVKEPKETAKKLAAILDISEEKALEYITRNASSVNIHPEGRKINEKQEMAIRSLNMEGIYLAKDSKRHYPYGDDLSHVLGFAGIDNQGLMGLELFYDELLNGEKGSLSFYSDAKGRRLDDLADIYTPPKDGLDLKTTINTKVQTIMERELDLAESKYDPDGAIAIAVNPKTGGVLGMTSRPNFHPENYQEVDSTIFDRNLPIWSTYEPGSTFKIITLAAALEEGVVDLTKDHYHDDGAIKVGGARLRCWKSGGHGSQNYLEVVQNSCNPGFVNLGQKLGDDKLFSYIHNFGFGKKTGIDLQGEGTGILFKPENIGPVELATTSFGQGVSVTPIQQVMAVAAAVNGGYLYKPYIADEWIDPTTSQVQQKVESTLKKRVISPETSKEIRQALESVVAEGTGRPAYVDGYRVGGKTGTAQKVGPDGRYMENNYIVSFIGFAPANDPEIVVYVAVDNPKNTVQFGGVVAAPIVGTIIGDSLRAMDIKPQKGGLEKKYQWPDEPKVEVPDLVGLRKKELTEYMTNLSVETSGEGDYIVDQAPSPGTKVEQGSKIRIYLAKKDR; encoded by the coding sequence ATGAAACGTGTATCCGCTGTGACGACGAAGAAAAGGATTGTCGCTGTTTTTCTTATTGGTTTAGTCATTTTTCTCATCATCGATATTCGCTTAGGTTATGTACAATTTGTATTAGGTGATCAATTAATGGGACAAGCTACAGATTCATGGACAAGAAATATCGAATTTGAACCTGAACGAGGGAGAATTCTAGATGAAAATGGAGAGGTTCTCGCTGAGAATGTAACAGCACCCTCTGTTGTTGTTGTCCCTAGGCAGGTGAAAGAACCGAAAGAAACAGCAAAAAAACTAGCGGCTATTTTAGATATTTCTGAGGAGAAAGCATTGGAATATATTACAAGAAATGCTTCCAGTGTGAACATACACCCAGAAGGTCGAAAAATCAATGAAAAACAGGAAATGGCAATTCGCTCACTAAATATGGAGGGTATTTATTTAGCAAAGGATTCAAAAAGGCATTATCCATATGGTGATGATCTTTCCCATGTATTAGGCTTTGCAGGGATTGATAATCAAGGCTTAATGGGACTTGAATTATTTTATGATGAACTACTAAATGGTGAAAAAGGAAGTTTATCATTTTATTCAGATGCTAAAGGAAGAAGATTAGATGATTTGGCAGATATCTACACACCGCCAAAAGATGGGTTAGACTTAAAAACAACGATCAATACGAAGGTCCAAACGATTATGGAAAGAGAGTTAGATTTAGCGGAGTCTAAATATGACCCGGATGGTGCTATTGCTATTGCAGTTAATCCTAAAACGGGCGGTGTTCTTGGAATGACATCACGTCCTAATTTTCATCCGGAAAACTATCAAGAGGTAGATTCTACTATTTTTGACCGTAATTTACCAATTTGGAGTACGTATGAGCCAGGTTCCACTTTTAAAATTATAACATTAGCTGCTGCACTTGAAGAGGGAGTGGTAGATTTAACAAAAGATCATTACCACGATGATGGTGCTATTAAAGTAGGAGGAGCAAGACTGCGGTGCTGGAAAAGTGGCGGACATGGGAGTCAGAATTATTTAGAGGTTGTGCAAAATTCTTGCAACCCGGGTTTCGTCAATCTTGGGCAAAAACTTGGAGACGACAAGCTATTTTCATATATTCATAATTTTGGTTTTGGTAAGAAAACGGGGATTGATTTACAAGGAGAAGGAACTGGTATTTTATTTAAACCAGAAAATATTGGACCGGTTGAGTTAGCTACTACTTCCTTTGGCCAAGGTGTTTCGGTTACACCGATTCAACAAGTGATGGCTGTAGCAGCTGCTGTAAATGGCGGCTATTTGTATAAGCCTTACATTGCAGATGAATGGATTGATCCAACAACTTCACAAGTTCAGCAGAAGGTTGAATCAACGTTAAAGAAAAGGGTGATTTCGCCTGAGACTTCAAAAGAAATTCGCCAGGCGCTAGAAAGTGTCGTGGCAGAAGGAACAGGTCGCCCAGCTTATGTAGATGGTTACCGTGTGGGTGGGAAAACGGGAACTGCACAAAAAGTGGGACCAGATGGTAGATATATGGAAAACAATTATATTGTATCGTTTATTGGATTTGCACCAGCTAATGATCCAGAAATCGTCGTCTATGTAGCGGTTGATAATCCAAAAAATACGGTTCAATTCGGTGGAGTTGTAGCAGCTCCAATTGTAGGGACTATTATTGGCGATAGCCTCCGAGCAATGGATATCAAACCGCAAAAGGGAGGATTGGAAAAGAAATACCAGTGGCCAGATGAGCCAAAAGTAGAAGTTCCTGACTTGGTTGGATTAAGAAAGAAAGAGTTAACGGAGTATATGACAAATTTATCAGTAGAAACGAGTGGAGAGGGCGACTATATCGTTGATCAAGCTCCTAGTCCTGGAACAAAAGTTGAACAAGGATCTAAAATTAGAATTTATTTAGCGAAAAAAGATCGTTAA